Genomic segment of Apium graveolens cultivar Ventura chromosome 7, ASM990537v1, whole genome shotgun sequence:
GTACACACATGCATTAAACTCTGTCTTGAACTCCAGATAATTTGTGTACAAATAAGACAACTTCTCAGAAAACTTACTACTTATATGCCATGTACAATATGTATGCTTTGTTTGTGGCATAAGCATGACCTCGGCAATGGCATTTCCCAATGCAATGTCTTGATCAATAATAATTTTTTGAGGTGGTTTATTGTCGACGGCTTCCAACCATGTCCTCAAAACCCACTTATACGATGTCTCAGTCTCATCCCTTACAAGTGCAAATCCAAATAGTatattttgataatggtggtttACGCCCGTAATAGGTATGAAAGGCATACAATACCTATTCGTCCGGTAAGTTGAATCAAATGTAACCACATCACCAAAATTCTTGTACGCGTTCATGGACCGAGGATCAACCCACACCAAACCCCGTACACGATTCTCATCATCTACATCCACCCGATAAAAGAAATTACCAAAACTATTTTCTTGTAGTTCTCGTAGAAAAAGTAATCCACACTCCGCATCACCCGAATCAAACACTCGGCGCCGAATATCACGTATGACATTACGTACGTCTTGATTAGAAAAACCAAGATTTTCAACCCCCTCATTTGTCTCGCTAAGAAACTTCATTACTTTGCTCGTCTCAATTCCCGATTTGTTAAACAACTCAATCAATGATCGCGTCATAGGATCTATGTTGAGTGATCTTTGAAAAAATTGAACTTTTTCCGGCGACACCAATTTATGATTGTGTTCTAAATCCACCGAACTAATTTTCCATTTATCCATCTTCACTTTGTGAACGACACACATTCGAGCACCACAATTCGTTCGTGGAATTACCTCTCTAACTCGTTTTCCTTTACCAAAATCCAACAGCGTCGCTCCTACCCTTCCACCTTTTCGACAAATAAATAAACGGTATGATGGTTCATTTGTGTTTGTTCGCTTATGAGTATTCCTAATTATTATCTCGAATCCCTTTTTTCGACCATAATTCCTATAAAATGCTTCCGCATCATCCAATGTATCGAAAATCTTGCCTACATAAGGCACAACATCGTTACTATTCTTAAATCCATGATTCTTTTTCTCAACATTTTTCTCATCTTTTACGTCATCAATATTTTCACCGTCAAAATTATCACCACCAACGTTATCATCAAGATTATGACCGCCAACATTATCACCACCAACGTTATCATCAACATTATGACCGCCAACATTATCACCACCAAAGTTATTATCAACATTATGAACACTAACATTATCAACATCAATATTATCACCACCAACATTATTCATATTATCATCACTATCAAGATTTACAATATCTTCATCAACAAATAACTTATTACGAGCTACGGGGTTTCGTCTAACGGGGGTATAATAATCGTAATTATCATTTTCACTAGAAGAGGAACTACAAGCTTTAAATAAAAAAGAAGTCATCAACAATCGAAAACTAACCTTTTGAGATCACCTTCAAGAATGAGTAAATTGAAAGTAAATTTGAAATTGTTGAAAGTATATTGTAAATTGTAAAATGAGTAATAAGAAAGTAAATGTTGAATCAAATAAACTGTCTCcagcaatgaaacattgctggaGTGACCCATTAAATATAACCACCAACCAGATTTTGGAGCCATTATGGCAGAGTTCATCCCGCAGTCACGCATTGCGGCTTCCAGCAATGAATCAATGCGGGAGTACtctaattaaaaatgaattttaattagagtatttctgaattttaattattttttcaaatagtaattctgaatttttatgattacaaaattttgtaagttttatgtttttaaaaattgtcatatgagttattttagttaaaaaatcaaattatcaattttaataataaaatcaatatcaatttttgtgccaatattaataaaaattgaCTAGTCAAATGTTTGACCGACCCACTACATTGGCTCATTGCTGCAGTAAGGCTTGCCGCTTTGAAGCAATGATGcagttaattttaattattttttagaatagtatttttgaatttttattattacgaatttttgggagttttatgtttttaaaaattatcataTGAGTCATTTTAGTTAAAAAATCaaattatcaattttaataataaaatttatattattaattttacacttttttgtgaattcatacttaatttttgtgcaaatattaaatcaatatcaatttttgtgaattcatacttaatttttgtttttaaaatttatattattaatttaatacTTTTTTGTGAAATCATACTTAATTTTTGTgcaaatattaaattaatatcaATTTTTGTGCCAATATTAATAAAGATTGACTGGTCAAAAGTTTGACCGACCTACCGCATTGCCTCATTGCTGCAGTTGTACTTGCCGCATTGTGTCATTGTGACAGACTAGTCAACAGTCCCCCCCTCAGCTTCCGCAATATTTTTTTTTGTGCCTAaatttaatttttggattttAAAATTCAGATTTCTCAGCCTATAAATAGCTCTTGTAATCTCATTTCTTTTCAACATTCTCTTCTCTATTTCATTCTACATTTTCTCTTCAACATTCTTTCTCTAttttccgaaaaatagttttctACTATGATTAGGACAATAACAAGATAATTATCGATGGTGTGGTTTACGACGATCTCGAAGGAGAAGAAGACATCACAATAGCTCTCTACCGTATTCAAATGGCGCTTGAGTgcaagaaaaaaaaggaaaatgaGGTGAAGGCGGAAAAGTTGAAGAGAAAGAAGGACGACGATAAGGGTGATAAAGGCGGTTCTTCCAACACCGTTAAATACTAATCATTCTCGTTGGAATAAAATATTTAAGTTATTATGTATTTTGTTTAAGAAAATATTTAAATGTACTCCATTTATTtttgaatgaaataaattatttaatgttTTATCTTCCTTGTACTTGTcgaatttaatttatcaattttttatttatagtaaacaaatataatgctaaaaattgaaaatgtgaaaaactaaaaaaataaaatttatcgAATTTTCTTTacctataaaaaaatataaaaaacttagcccctaaaatgttaaaaatttcttggtaacaaactatataaaaataaCTCGGCCACCTGTCGTATTGTGTCATTGCGGCTCCCTCAATGAAACAATGCGGCAGGTGGCTCTTCAACCACCCGCCGACGTGTTTTAAATATGTTGTGGCTGTGGTTTACACCTCCCGTATTGACACATTGCGGGAGGGGggatttttatattattttattcttatttttttaaaatggaTAAATTGtatagaattttttttaattcagtATAACTTCATTATACAGTACAAATGTGTTATTATAcataaatttgaaatatttaaaatttaaattaaaatagttTAATTAAAATTCACTCAAAAAAGTTTAAGGCAAACAAGTATGATTGTTTATTGAGACGACACCTTTCGATCAATAAACAATCATAGCAATACTACATTCATACATTTCAGTTATCATCTGCGGTTTTTTATGTTTTTcattaaaactaatattttaattatttttccgattatatatctaattaaattttaaattcttAACTCATTATACAATTGATAATATAAATGGGAAGTAGTAATAAAATTAGTAAATATAGAAACAAGTGgttgttaaaattaattatatacttTTTAACTCCGTTATTATCGGAAACAAATTAAATCATTCAAATATAATTTTTTGTTATTTAAGAAATTAAATAAGTGCTTCATTGTTTCATTGCGCGGttgcaatgaaacaatgcggcaGTATTGttgcaatgaaacaatgcggcaGTATTTgcag
This window contains:
- the LOC141674246 gene encoding protein FAR1-RELATED SEQUENCE 5-like encodes the protein MRDCGMNSAIMAPKSGWWLYLMGHSSNVSLLETVYLIQHLLSYYSFYNLQYTFNNFKFTFNLLILEGDLKSSSSSENDNYDYYTPVRRNPVARNKLFVDEDIVNLDSDDNMNNVGGDNIDVDNVSVHNVDNNFGGDNVGGHNVDDNVGGDNVGGHNLDDNVGGDNFDGENIDDVKDEKNVEKKNHGFKNSNDVVPYVGKIFDTLDDAEAFYRNYGRKKGFEIIIRNTHKRTNTNEPSYRLFICRKGGRVGATLLDFGKGKRVREVIPRTNCGARMCVVHKVKMDKWKISSVDLEHNHKLVSPEKVQFFQRSLNIDPMTRSLIELFNKSGIETSKVMKFLSETNEGVENLGFSNQDVRNVIRDIRRRVFDSGDAECGLLFLRELQENSFGNFFYRVDVDDENRVRGLVWVDPRSMNAYKNFGDVVTFDSTYRTNRYCMPFIPITGVNHHYQNILFGFALVRDETETSYKWVLRTWLEAVDNKPPQKIIIDQDIALGNAIAEVMLMPQTKHTYCTWHISSKFSEKLSYLYTNYLEFKTEFNACVYKSLTPTEFEGRWEKLVEKYDLEDHAWLNDMYAIRTQWIGAYTKQHFSAGMTTTSRSESTNSFFDEYVQSSTGLKEFIENSQKALKT